The DNA window AAACCCAGCCAAACCCCCATTGACGGCGGACTCGCCCTGCTGGCCGCCGCCGGCGGTGCCTATGCCATCAAAAAATTGAAGCAAAGAAAAGCCTAAAGAAAGATCAATTATACCTTCAGGCAATCCAGAACCTGACAGGCATTTTTACACTGTCAGGTTTTCTGTGAGCTGTCGTTCATATCAGGCTCCCTCTTAAGTTGCAAATTTCATGGGATAAAGTTTGATGTACTGAACAATTCGGGAATTGACATTTGTGTTCGATAAACTTCCGTGAGGTAAAGCATGATGCCAGATAATAAAATCGCCGGCTTCAGCTGCCAAAGGTTTGGAGGTATACGAATCAAAAACACCGATTAAAGGAACCTCACCTTTAAAGCTGTTCATCCACTCATCAATTTGTTTGTGAAATCCCGGAACTACTGTAAATGCTCTCTGGTCTTCTTTGGTATTGGTTAAATACAAAATACCTTACAGACCAAATGGTAGCGGAGTAGTTAGTTGTATATCCAGATGCAGATTGGGGCCGGGAAAGTGCCATTGTTCTGTTTCTGGCGGATTAAAACTAACTCTGTCAGTACTGGCCCACAATCGGGAAGTTTTCCAAAGTGACTCAAAGGCTCCCCAAATTTTTGAGGCAAACCGGTTTTGTTCAAGCCCATCATGCTTAAAAAATTCAACCATAATCCCATTTTTGGCAGAATGACTGTGGTACCAGGTTTCCGGATTGTTCAAGTCGACTTCTATAAAATCTGTAATGGCATCAACAGCTTCGGCACAAGCTTCTTTATTAACTGCCTGTTTGATGATCATATAGCCGTATTCATCAAAAAAACTGAGATCCTCTTCAGAAAGATGATAACCTGTTCAATGACCGGGCGCATCATTCTTTTCTTCAAATAATGAATTAAACTGCGCAATGGTATCCTTCCTGGATTCAAGATCCGTATGAGCTTGTATCCAGGATTCAAATTCTTCAAAGGTGGGAGAATATCCATATAAATACTGTAACGCAGGATATAAACCGACCCCAAGCGTATCCAGCAAAGCCTGATCAACCGCATGCTCATTTTGAGATATTTTCCTCTTCTGTCCATTTAGCTCAGCGATAATTTTAGACCAATACCGTTTCAAATGATAGATCGGAATGGTGCCTTGCTCTGTTGAAGAAAAAACTTCCTGTCCATTTGAATATGATTCATAATCAAATGTTAATCCGGGTTTTGGACCTTCCATATACGTAAAATTTATTTTGTGGAGAGACGAAGTGATAAACCGATCTAAAGTCAATGGCTGGGTGAGCCCGGACTGGCCCGCTATCAGCTTTTCATCTTCAAATACCTGTATGGTTGTATAAAGTTTAAGGTATTGCAGATCCGTTTCAGGAATAACAAACGAGGTGCTATCATTGGCTTCGGGAACAGATTTATAATCCAATTCATAAGCTGTTCCCAGATATAAACGGTCTCCTGTTTTATCTATACAGTTACCCAGACTATTTTCCATGAAAAGGTCGAGGGTTATTTTCTGGGGGATAAATGTGCCCTCATCCTTTAAAAACCCGATCAAATTTCGGGTTAACAGTACCTGATGTTCTCGTTTTAATCCTGCCTGCATGGTTTCTGATATAATGATATCAAACCGCTTACCAAACTCTATCTCCGGGTCGGTAGCATCTGCAAGTAAAAAACAATCTACATATGCCAGTAAATTTTGTTTTGTGTACACCTTCTCAACTGCTTTTAATGATATCTCATTAATATCCAATAGAGTAAATGAGATTTCTTCCGGCGTAAACTGGGTTGTTAAAGGTGTACATAAAGTGGCATAAGGGCCACAACCGGCATAAAGAATTTGCACTTGTTTGCCATCAGTTAAACAATGTTTAATCGCTTGATATATACCTCTTAAAAAACGTGTAGTACGAGCCCAATCTTTTATACAATGGGCAGCGTGCGCAGGACTAACCACCCACCCATTCGATGTATCCAGACCCTTATCTCTGGTGAGATCCTTTGCATAGACTCCACTTTCTTTGCTAAGAATGTCATACAAACGATTGATCCCTCTTGTTATCAGAAATTGATCATCATCACTAAAAAGTATGTCTTCGCTGGCTTTTTTCAAGTAGAATCCCTCCTCTTTATGGAAATAAACTATATTGCCTGATTCAGGTCATTAAATCAAATGCAAATCGATGTCTGGTTTGCTCGTTTGACTCAAACGGATATATTTGTATCAAACTAATGTTCGTTTGTAGTTTGATTTAAAAAGAACCGAAATTGTAAACCATTCATCATGGGTGATTTAAAAACTTCACAAATAAATAAGAGGTTGACAAACAGAATCATTTTATTTCTTCAGGAGATAGGTATTGCCGTGAAAAAGAGCCGCATTCATGAAGAAACCTTTCTTCCAGGCATTAAAATTGAACGGGGTGAAATGTTGGTGGACAAAGATCAGCTAACCTATCCGGGCGACCTCATTCACGAAGCCGGCCATATTGCCCTTACACCGAAATCTGACAGAGCAAAGCTGAATGGAAATGTTGATGAAGAAAAGAATTCAAAAGAAAGTCTTGAAACCGGCGCCATTCTTTGGTCCTGGGCAGCTCTCACATACCTAAAATTAGATCCTGAAATTGTTTTTCATCAAAATGGATATCGCGGGGCTTCGGAATGGTTTATTGAAAATTTTACATCCGGAAATTACATCGGACTGCCACTTCTTCAATGGATGGAATTATGTAAACATCAGGACTCGGATGAAGGCATCCCTGAATTTCCTCATATGATTAAATGGCTTAGAGATTAAATATGGAATACTCAAAAAAACAACAAAAGAGATCTTTGATCATCTGAAAAAAGTTCACAGTTGTGAATTGTGGAGTGATATATGAACGGGTTGAAATGAGCCTTGGAAGTCCAATGATTTATCAAACAGAAAATAGTTATGAGTGCAGAATACTCTTTATCCAATTTGAGACTACTTCATTTTTTGTTCCATTTCTCGGGCAAGCTTAAGAGCCGTTTCGTTCCCCATCTCTTTAAGAGAAGCGATTATTTGCAACTGTTCTTCCATGGTATGTTTTTGAGATTCTTTTTCACCAGGTTTAATAATCCCCTCTTTTACAAATAAATTCTGAACCCAATCATTGACTTGTAAGTCGATAACCAGATGAACCCGGTCCGTTTCACCACGATTAGC is part of the Rhodohalobacter sp. 614A genome and encodes:
- a CDS encoding PID-CTERM protein-sorting domain-containing protein, whose amino-acid sequence is KPSQTPIDGGLALLAAAGGAYAIKKLKQRKA
- a CDS encoding phytanoyl-CoA dioxygenase family protein: MYLTNTKEDQRAFTVVPGFHKQIDEWMNSFKGEVPLIGVFDSYTSKPLAAEAGDFIIWHHALPHGSLSNTNVNSRIVQYIKLYPMKFAT